One region of Primulina tabacum isolate GXHZ01 chromosome 1, ASM2559414v2, whole genome shotgun sequence genomic DNA includes:
- the LOC142509858 gene encoding uncharacterized protein LOC142509858, with protein MDDFENLDNTRNAILNIVSQDQQLVATYIIHQEQEVTHGGSIPGHIVIHRDREIADRNLFNDYFADNPRYNEAMFRRRFRMSRNLFLRIVDEVKNHDIYFTQRSDSVWRLGLSTIQKTTAALRILASALPADATDEFIKIGESTAIQCMQRFCRAVVEVFAERYLRSHIKF; from the coding sequence ATGGATGATTTTGAGAATTTGGATAATACACGAAATGCAATATTGAATATTGTATCACAAGATCAACAGTTGGTTGCTACCTACATTATCCACCAAGAGCAAGAAGTCACACACGGAGGTTCAATACCAGGTCATATAGTAATTCACCGTGATCGGGAAATTGCCGACCGTAATCTGTTCAACGATTACTTTGCCGATAACCCAAGATATAACGAAGCAATGTTCCGACGGAGATTTCGAATGTCTCGAAATCTTTTTCTTCGTATAGTTGATGAAGTAAAGAATCATGATATTTACTTCACACAAAGAAGTGATAGTGTGTGGCGTCTCGGGCTATCGACTATTCAAAAAACAACTGCTGCTTTACGAATTTTAGCTTCTGCATTACCCGCGGATGCTACGGATGAATTTATCAAAATTGGAGAGTCCACTGCAATTCAATGCATGCAACGCTTTTGTCGAGCCGTGGTGGAAGTTTTTGCCGAGCGATACTTGAGATCTCATATTAAgttctaa